The sequence AGATCGAACAGCGAGCGTTTCGGCCCGGCCTCCGGCGCTGCGGGCCGCAGCAGGAACAGGGCCAGCAGAAACGCGACCGACGACGCGATGGCCGGCAGGGCGTAGGAGGCCTGCCAGCCGAACGCCTTCGCCAGTTCGGCGGCGATCACCACGCTGGAACTGGCGCAGATCGGAAAGCTGGAAACGTAGCGCGACGTGGCCCGCGGCCGGTCCGCCGCCGGCACCCGGTCGCCGATCGCCTTGACGCCGACCATATAGGTGCCGGCGAACCCCAGCCCCTGAATGCCGCGAAACACCAGGGCGCTGGCGAACCCGTCCGCGAACAGGGCAAAACCGCCATAGCCGACGACATTGGCGATGGCACCGGCCAGCATCACCCGCCGCGCGTCGATCCGGTCGGTGATGGTCAGGAACGGAATGGCCAGGGTCGAGGTCAGCCCCATGATGCCGTTCAGCCAGCCGGCCTCGGTGCCGCTCAGGCTCCATTGCTCGATGAAGAACGGCAGCAGCGTGGCCGTCGCGTGCATGCCCAGCAGGTTCAGCCCCAAAAAGGCACACATCAAAAACACGAGACGATTGGTCGACATCGCGCGCAACGGCACCTCGGCAGGGCTGGCACAAAGGCGGCCAGCATCGACGCTTCGGCAGGGGTTGGCAATGTGGGAGGCGGATAGGGGCCGGCGCGCGGCGCGGGCCATCGCTCGCCGCGGCGTCAGCGGGCGGCGCTGAGGGCCGCCGCCGCATCCGGGAGCGGCGCTCCGATGGTGCCGGCCGGCATGGCGGTCACCCGGTTGCGGCCCTGGTGTTTGGATTGGTACAGCGCCTCGTCCGCCCGCCGCACGGCCTCGTCGGCCGACGGCTCGTCCCAGGCGATTTCGCTGACGCCGAAGCTGGCCGTCACCTTCAGCACCGCCCCTTCCCGGGCCAGGGGCACCGCGCTCTCGGCCAGCGCGCGCCGCAGGCGGTCGGCCACGCGCTCCGCGTCCGCCAGCGCCGTGTTGGGCAGGACGATGACGAATTCCTCGCCGCCCTGGCGGGCCACCAGATCCGGCGAGCGCACCCCGGCGGACAGCTTGTCCGCGACATGGCGCAACACCTGGTCGCCGATGGGGTGGCCGTAGGTGTCGTTGATGGCCTTGAACCGGTCCAGGTCGCACACGATCACCGACAGCGGCCGGCCGTCGCCGACCGCGCGCGCGTGCAGCCGGGCCAGGTGCGCGTCCATGTAATGGCGGTTGTAGAGCCCGGTCAGGGCATCGGTGACCGCGTGGTTCAGGTTCTGGTGGTGGCGGTTCTGGATGCGCAGTTGCAGGCGGTGCCGGCGGATTTGCGTTTTCAGCCGGGCCATGACCTCCGACGGGTTCAGGGGGCGCACCAGGCACTCGTTCGCCCCCAGGTCCAGCCCCTTGTACAGGCGCTCGCTGTCGCTGCGGTCGCCGATCAGGATGAAGGGCAGGTGCCGTGTCGCCTCGGTCGAGCGCGCCTGGGAGCACAGCCGCAAGGCGTCGAACGGCTGGTAGCCGATGTCGGCCAGGATCAGGTCGAACGCCCCGTCGAGCAACTGGCCCGGCGGCGCCTGGTCCGGACGGCAAACCACGACCTCGTGTTGCAGTTCGGCCGCGGTCCGTTGCACGATCTCGTGCACGCTGGCGCTGTCGCTCATCAGGAACAGGCGGGCATCGGTGACCGATTCGTCGGCCAACGCCTCATAGCCGACATCGCCCATGGTATCGCTTTCCCGCAACCGCCACTCGTCCAGCACTCGCTTCAGGCGCACGAGATTGCGCACGCGGGCGAACAGGGCGAGATTGTCCAGCGGTTTGGTCAGAAAGTCGTCGGCGCCGCTTTCCAGCCCCCGCACCATGTCCTGCGGCGAATCGAGAGCGGTCACCATCACCACCGGAATGTGGCTGAACCGATGGTCCGCCTTCAGGCGGGAGCAGACATCATAGCCGGAAAGGCCCGGCATCATCACGTCCAGCAGGATCAGGTCGGGCGCGTTCTGTTCGACCGCGCTCAACGCCTCCTTGCCGCTGGCGACCGCCGCCACGTCATAGTATTCGGCGGTCAGTTTCGCTTCCAGGAGCTTGCGATTCGCAATGATGTCGTCGACGACGAGAATGCGTGCGGTCATGGGTGTTCCGCCCCGGCTGCGCTGGTGCCTGTAGGCGACGGTGCGTTTTCGGCACCGCCGATGCAGCAGAGGCTAGTGGGCTGCCACGAACGCCCGGTTAACGACGACCGTTCAAATGTTTGCGAACCGTCTCGATGAATGTCGCGACCTTGATGGGCTTGGACAGATAATCCTCGCAACCGCCCTGACGGATTTTTTCCTCATCGCCCTTCATGGCGAAGGCGGTCACCGCAATAATGGGAATCCGGCAAAGAAGATCGTCGGCTTTTAACCATTTGGCAACTTCCAGGCCGGAGACTTCCGGCAACTGGATGTCCATCAGGATCAGGTCGGGCTTCTCGCTTCGGGCGAGGCGCATGGCCGACACGCCGTCATTGGTCTGGATGGTTTCATAGCCGTTGGCGCGCAGCAAATCGTTGAACAGTTTCATGTTCAATTCGTTGTCTTCGACGATCAAAATCCGATGTGCCATGGCTGTTGGGCGTGCTGCGGGTTCTCGGTAATCCACTCACCTGAGCGGAGTTCGGTACCATTTGCAACCAAAAATAGTTGGGAAGTGTTTAACGCACCACCCACTTCCTCGGGCGGGGCGGTTTGCTCTCATTTTGTTCTTACGACACGTTCGATAAATCCGACAGAATGATTTATCATTACCGCTGACATTCGAATTCGCCAAAGCCGCTTGGCGCTGTTGCACGATGGGCGCCATGCCGGGTCTCTGCCGCGATTGCCTGACAACCAGCCTGCCGCCCGGCGCCCGGCGCTGTTCCGCTTGCGGCTCGCCGCGGCTGATCGTGCACGACGAGCTGTTTTCGCTACAAGTCGCCCATGTCGATTGCGACGCCTTCTATGCCACGATCGAGAAACGCGACCGCCCGGAGCTGCGCGACCAGCCGCTGGTGATCGGCGGCGGGCGTCGGGGGGTGGTCGCCGCGGCCTGCTATATCGCCCGGCGCTATGGGGTGCGCTCGGCCATGCCGATGTTCAAGGCGCGCGTCGCCTGTCCCCATGCTCAGGTGGTGCGGCCCAACATGGCGAAATATCAGGCCGTCGGCCGGGACATGCGGGCGTTGATGCGGGCGGTCACGCCTCTGGTCGAGCCGCTTTCCATCGACGAGGCGTTCCTGGATTTCCGCGGGCAACACACGGGGGAGGGGGAGGCCGCCGCCCCGGAACCGCCCGCCCTGCAACTCGCCCGCCTGGCGCTCCGGGCCGAGCGCGAGCTGGGCATCACCATATCGGTCGGCCTGGGGGCGAACAAATTCCTGGCCAAGATGGCCTCGGACCTGGACAAGCCCCGCGGTTTCGCCGTCATCGGCCGGGCCGAGGCGCGGGCGTTTCTGGCCACCAAGCCGGTCGGCATGATTTTCGGCGTCGGCCGTGCGATGCGCGAGCGGCTGGAGGCCGACGGCATCCGCCGCATCGGCCAACTCTGCGGGGTTCCGCCGGCGGTGCTGGAGCAGCGCTACGGCAGTTTCGGCGAGCGCCTCGCCCCGTTCTGCCGCGGTGTCGACCGGCGCAGCGTCAGGCCCTCGCGCCCGACCAAGAGCATTTCCAACGAGACCACGTTCGAGGACCCCATCGCCGCCGCCGATGCCCTCTCCGCCCGGCTGGAAGGGTTGTGCGGGCGCGTCGCCGGCCGGCTGGAAGCCCAGGCCTATCGCGGCCAGACCGTGGTGCTGAAGCTGAAAACCGCCGGCTTCCAGATTCTCACCCGCAGCCACACTTTGGCCGAACCGACCGCGTCTGCCACCGACATTTTCATTGCGGCCGAGACCATGCTGCGGCGCGAGGCGACCGGCATGGCCTTTCGCCTGATCGGCGTCGGCGTCTCCAACCTGGTGCAGGGCCTGGACGGCGACGACGCGGCACTTTGGGACGAGGCGCGGCCCTAGCTTGCCCCGGCCTTGTGTTGCGCCGGTCCCATCCTTAGGTTTGGCGCCGGACATTCGTTCTTGGCCGGGTCGGACGGTCTCAGCCTCCGTTGTGTCCTGTTCACCACACGAATAAGAGGCTTCTTCATGACGCGTTTGCTCGCCGGCATTGCCGCCATTCCCCTGTTGCTCTCCGTGCCGGCCCTTGCCCAGGATGCCGCGAAGGACGCGGCCAGGTCCCCGGCGCCGCTGGAAACCCTGGAACAGCGCTACAGCTATATGGTGGGCATGCAACTCGCCAACGGGATGATGCAGCAGGGGCTGCACGAGAATCTCGACGTCGACGCGTTCGCCCAGGCCTTGCGCGACCGCTTCGCCGGCGAGAAGCCGCGCCTGACCGCCGAGCAGATGCAGGAAACCGTCCAGGCAATGCGCGAGAAAGAGGACGCCGAGAAGACCGCCGCGGGCGAGAAGGCGAAGACCGATGGCGCGGCGTTCCTGGCCGCGAACAAGGCGAAGCCCGACGTGACCACGACGGCCAGCGGCCTGCAATACACGGTGACCACCGCCGGCACCGGGCCGAAGCCCCAGGCGTCCGACCAGGTGAAGGTGCATTACGAGGGCCGCCTGCTGGACGGCACCGTGTTCGACAGCTCCTATGCCCGTGGCGAGCCGGCGACGTTCGGCGTGACCCAGGTGATTCCGGGCTGGCAGGAAGCGTTGCAGTTGATGCCGGTCGGCTCGAAATGGGAGGTCTGGATCCCGTCCGACCTGGCGTATGGCGCACAGGGCGCCGGCGGCGCCATTGGCCCGAACGAGACCCTGAGCTTTACCATCGAGCTGATGGAAATCGTTCCCGCGAAAGCAAAGTAGAGTGCGTATCCCGGAGCCTGCGGAGCGGGCATCCGGGACCGCGCGCGCTCGCGAACACCGCTGCCGGCGGTGTTCGAAGGATGCCGCCGGCCCCGGACGGCGGCTCTGCCCCCTCCGGGGAACACTCTCAACCTGCAAATAAAAGCATGTTTCCCGGCCGCCGCAGAGCGGTGGGCCGGGACCGCTCGCTCTCGCGAACACCATTGCCGGCGGTGTTCGAAGGATG comes from Alphaproteobacteria bacterium and encodes:
- a CDS encoding DNA polymerase IV; protein product: MPGLCRDCLTTSLPPGARRCSACGSPRLIVHDELFSLQVAHVDCDAFYATIEKRDRPELRDQPLVIGGGRRGVVAAACYIARRYGVRSAMPMFKARVACPHAQVVRPNMAKYQAVGRDMRALMRAVTPLVEPLSIDEAFLDFRGQHTGEGEAAAPEPPALQLARLALRAERELGITISVGLGANKFLAKMASDLDKPRGFAVIGRAEARAFLATKPVGMIFGVGRAMRERLEADGIRRIGQLCGVPPAVLEQRYGSFGERLAPFCRGVDRRSVRPSRPTKSISNETTFEDPIAAADALSARLEGLCGRVAGRLEAQAYRGQTVVLKLKTAGFQILTRSHTLAEPTASATDIFIAAETMLRREATGMAFRLIGVGVSNLVQGLDGDDAALWDEARP
- a CDS encoding PleD family two-component system response regulator — translated: MTARILVVDDIIANRKLLEAKLTAEYYDVAAVASGKEALSAVEQNAPDLILLDVMMPGLSGYDVCSRLKADHRFSHIPVVMVTALDSPQDMVRGLESGADDFLTKPLDNLALFARVRNLVRLKRVLDEWRLRESDTMGDVGYEALADESVTDARLFLMSDSASVHEIVQRTAAELQHEVVVCRPDQAPPGQLLDGAFDLILADIGYQPFDALRLCSQARSTEATRHLPFILIGDRSDSERLYKGLDLGANECLVRPLNPSEVMARLKTQIRRHRLQLRIQNRHHQNLNHAVTDALTGLYNRHYMDAHLARLHARAVGDGRPLSVIVCDLDRFKAINDTYGHPIGDQVLRHVADKLSAGVRSPDLVARQGGEEFVIVLPNTALADAERVADRLRRALAESAVPLAREGAVLKVTASFGVSEIAWDEPSADEAVRRADEALYQSKHQGRNRVTAMPAGTIGAPLPDAAAALSAAR
- a CDS encoding FKBP-type peptidyl-prolyl cis-trans isomerase; this encodes MTRLLAGIAAIPLLLSVPALAQDAAKDAARSPAPLETLEQRYSYMVGMQLANGMMQQGLHENLDVDAFAQALRDRFAGEKPRLTAEQMQETVQAMREKEDAEKTAAGEKAKTDGAAFLAANKAKPDVTTTASGLQYTVTTAGTGPKPQASDQVKVHYEGRLLDGTVFDSSYARGEPATFGVTQVIPGWQEALQLMPVGSKWEVWIPSDLAYGAQGAGGAIGPNETLSFTIELMEIVPAKAK
- a CDS encoding response regulator, whose product is MAHRILIVEDNELNMKLFNDLLRANGYETIQTNDGVSAMRLARSEKPDLILMDIQLPEVSGLEVAKWLKADDLLCRIPIIAVTAFAMKGDEEKIRQGGCEDYLSKPIKVATFIETVRKHLNGRR